The Drosophila nasuta strain 15112-1781.00 chromosome 2L, ASM2355853v1, whole genome shotgun sequence genome window below encodes:
- the LOC132798333 gene encoding N-acetylgalactosaminyltransferase 4-like isoform X2: protein MEPFKNEKSQLNNVPIMAMKKRYVKRLVRKVIFLLLTVAFISLVTTMIVEKRLGNGKPSNEVDESNLDPNGDAITPEFRAANIVPTRRAPRPPFQDRNAVREEQTPKEKENTVKMFTLPTPQGERKDWNDYQAMEDDKMRSGIGEHGLPAKIEDPAEKELEDKLYRMNGFNGLLSDKISVNRSLPDVRREECKTRQYLAKLPKVSVVIIFFNEHFKTLLRSVYSIINRSPPELLQQIVLVDDGSEWESLKQQLDDYVSLHWPDLVDVVHNPERLGLIGARLSGAKVATAEVMVFFDSHIEVNYNWLPPLLEPIAINNKISTCPIVDIIDHSNFAYNGGYQEGSRGGFDWRFYYKQLPVLPEDSVDKSQPYRSPVMMGGLFAINTEFFWSLGGYDDELDIWGGEQYELSFKIWMCGGMLLDVPCSRVAHIFRGPMDPRPNPRNYNFVARNHKRVAEVWMDEYKEYVYTRDPQTYDSIDAGDLRRQRAIRETLQCKSFDWYMKEVAPDFLIKFPPIEPQPYASGAIQSLAYPQLCLDAMNLGTSNPVGLYSCHNNLTLPEGNQMWLLTADRELRRTGNDECLDVQDSQANATVWMWDCHNQGGNQFWYYDRQHQWIVHGKGGNRCMEAFVENNVNAVYTNDCQENNDRQRWNFGVLNHEQLDRFFDNI, encoded by the exons ATGGAACCATTCAAAAACGAAAAGTCTCAGTTGAACAACGTGCCCATCATGGCCATGAAGAAACGCTATGTGAAGCGCCTGGTGCGCAAAGTGATATTTCTACTGCTAACCGTAGCCTTCATCTCGCTGGTCACTACAATGATCGTTGAGAAACGTCTGGGCAATGGCAAGCCATCGAACGAGGTTGACGAAAGTAATTTGGATCCGAACGGAGATGCAATAACACCTGAATTCAGGGCTGCTAACATCGTGCCGACACGTCGAGCACCTCGCCCGCCGTTCCAGGATCGAAATGCCGTACGTGAGGAGCAGACaccgaaagagaaagagaacacAGTTAAGATGTTTACCTTGCCAACGCCGCAAGGTGAACGCAAGGATTGGAATGACTATCAGGCCATGGAAGATGATAAAATGCGCTCAGGCATTGGAGAGCATGGTCTGCCGGCCAAGATTGAGGATCCTGCTGAGAAAGAGCTGGAAGACAAACTGTATAGAATGAATGGCTTCAATGGACTGCTCTCCGATAAGATATCAGTGAATCGTTCACTTCCCGATGTCCGCAGAGAAGA aTGTAAGACACGTCAATACTTAGCAAAGTTGCCCAAAGTTAGCGTCGTGATCATTTTCTTTAACGAACACTTCAAGACGCTTCTGCGTTCCGTTTATAGCATCATTAATCGAAGTCCGCCAGAACTACTCCAGCAAATTGTGCTTGTCGATGACGGGAGCGAATGGGAATCGCTAAAACAGCAATTAGATGACTACGTCTCCCTTCACTGGCCAGATCTGGTTGATGTGGTTCACAATCCCGAGCGACTTGGCCTGATCGGGGCACGACTGTCCGGCGCCAAAGTAGCTACTGCTGAGGTTATGGTCTTCTTTGACTCTCACATTGAGGTCAACTACAACTGG CTGCCCCCGCTACTGGAACCCATTGCCATTAACAACAAGATATCTACATGCCCCATCGTAGACATAATCGATCACAGCAACTTTGCCTACAACGGAGGCTATCAGGAGGGATCCCGAGGGGGCTTCGACTGGCGATTTTATTACAAACAGCTGCCAGTGCTGCCGGAGGACAGCGTAGACAAATCTCAGCCATATCGCAGTCCAGTCATGATGGGCGGCTTGTTTGCCATCAACACTGAATTCTTTTGGAGTCTGGGCGGCTACGATGATGAGCTCGACATTTGGGGTGGTGAACAGTACGAGCTGAGCTTTAAAATCTGGATGTGTGGCGGCATGCTGCTGGATGTACCATGCTCCCGTGTGGCCCACATATTCCGCGGTCCCATGGATCCACGGCCAAATCCCCGCAATTATAACTTTGTTGCAAGG AACCACAAGCGAGTCGCAGAGGTTTGGATGGATGAGTACAAGGAATATGTCTACACTCGAGACCCGCAGACCTATGATAGTATCGATGCTGGCGATTTGAGGCGACAACGTGCGATTCGAGAGACATTGCAATGCAAATCCTTTGACTGGTATATGAAGGAGGTCGCACCCGACTTTCTGATCAAGTTTCCGCCCATCGAACCCCAACCCTATGCATCGGGTGCTATTCAAAGTCTGGCTTATCCGCAGCTGTGCCTCGACGCTATGAACTTGGGTACCAGTAATCCGGTGGGCTTGTATTCCTGCCATAACAATCTCACATTACCTGAAGGAAACCAAATGTGGTTACTCACTGCAGACCGCGAGTTGAGACGCACTGGTAATGATGAATGTCTTGATGTCCAAGACTCCCAAGCAAATGCGACGGTCTGGATGTGGGACTGTCACAATCAAGGAGGCAATCAATTCTGGTACTACGATCGTCAGCATCAGTGGATTGTGCACGGTAAGGGTGGCAATCGCTGCATGGAAGCATTTGTTGAGAACAACGTGAACGCGGTTTACACTAATGATTGCCAGGAGAACAATGACCGACAACGCTGGAACTTTGGCGTTCTCAATCACGAGCAATTAGATCGATTCTTCGATAACATTTAA
- the LOC132798333 gene encoding N-acetylgalactosaminyltransferase 4-like isoform X1: MPRIADPTPKDRNTMEPFKNEKSQLNNVPIMAMKKRYVKRLVRKVIFLLLTVAFISLVTTMIVEKRLGNGKPSNEVDESNLDPNGDAITPEFRAANIVPTRRAPRPPFQDRNAVREEQTPKEKENTVKMFTLPTPQGERKDWNDYQAMEDDKMRSGIGEHGLPAKIEDPAEKELEDKLYRMNGFNGLLSDKISVNRSLPDVRREECKTRQYLAKLPKVSVVIIFFNEHFKTLLRSVYSIINRSPPELLQQIVLVDDGSEWESLKQQLDDYVSLHWPDLVDVVHNPERLGLIGARLSGAKVATAEVMVFFDSHIEVNYNWLPPLLEPIAINNKISTCPIVDIIDHSNFAYNGGYQEGSRGGFDWRFYYKQLPVLPEDSVDKSQPYRSPVMMGGLFAINTEFFWSLGGYDDELDIWGGEQYELSFKIWMCGGMLLDVPCSRVAHIFRGPMDPRPNPRNYNFVARNHKRVAEVWMDEYKEYVYTRDPQTYDSIDAGDLRRQRAIRETLQCKSFDWYMKEVAPDFLIKFPPIEPQPYASGAIQSLAYPQLCLDAMNLGTSNPVGLYSCHNNLTLPEGNQMWLLTADRELRRTGNDECLDVQDSQANATVWMWDCHNQGGNQFWYYDRQHQWIVHGKGGNRCMEAFVENNVNAVYTNDCQENNDRQRWNFGVLNHEQLDRFFDNI; the protein is encoded by the exons ATGCCACGCATTGCAGACCCAACGCCGAAAGATCGCAACACCATGGAACCATTCAAAAACGAAAAGTCTCAGTTGAACAACGTGCCCATCATGGCCATGAAGAAACGCTATGTGAAGCGCCTGGTGCGCAAAGTGATATTTCTACTGCTAACCGTAGCCTTCATCTCGCTGGTCACTACAATGATCGTTGAGAAACGTCTGGGCAATGGCAAGCCATCGAACGAGGTTGACGAAAGTAATTTGGATCCGAACGGAGATGCAATAACACCTGAATTCAGGGCTGCTAACATCGTGCCGACACGTCGAGCACCTCGCCCGCCGTTCCAGGATCGAAATGCCGTACGTGAGGAGCAGACaccgaaagagaaagagaacacAGTTAAGATGTTTACCTTGCCAACGCCGCAAGGTGAACGCAAGGATTGGAATGACTATCAGGCCATGGAAGATGATAAAATGCGCTCAGGCATTGGAGAGCATGGTCTGCCGGCCAAGATTGAGGATCCTGCTGAGAAAGAGCTGGAAGACAAACTGTATAGAATGAATGGCTTCAATGGACTGCTCTCCGATAAGATATCAGTGAATCGTTCACTTCCCGATGTCCGCAGAGAAGA aTGTAAGACACGTCAATACTTAGCAAAGTTGCCCAAAGTTAGCGTCGTGATCATTTTCTTTAACGAACACTTCAAGACGCTTCTGCGTTCCGTTTATAGCATCATTAATCGAAGTCCGCCAGAACTACTCCAGCAAATTGTGCTTGTCGATGACGGGAGCGAATGGGAATCGCTAAAACAGCAATTAGATGACTACGTCTCCCTTCACTGGCCAGATCTGGTTGATGTGGTTCACAATCCCGAGCGACTTGGCCTGATCGGGGCACGACTGTCCGGCGCCAAAGTAGCTACTGCTGAGGTTATGGTCTTCTTTGACTCTCACATTGAGGTCAACTACAACTGG CTGCCCCCGCTACTGGAACCCATTGCCATTAACAACAAGATATCTACATGCCCCATCGTAGACATAATCGATCACAGCAACTTTGCCTACAACGGAGGCTATCAGGAGGGATCCCGAGGGGGCTTCGACTGGCGATTTTATTACAAACAGCTGCCAGTGCTGCCGGAGGACAGCGTAGACAAATCTCAGCCATATCGCAGTCCAGTCATGATGGGCGGCTTGTTTGCCATCAACACTGAATTCTTTTGGAGTCTGGGCGGCTACGATGATGAGCTCGACATTTGGGGTGGTGAACAGTACGAGCTGAGCTTTAAAATCTGGATGTGTGGCGGCATGCTGCTGGATGTACCATGCTCCCGTGTGGCCCACATATTCCGCGGTCCCATGGATCCACGGCCAAATCCCCGCAATTATAACTTTGTTGCAAGG AACCACAAGCGAGTCGCAGAGGTTTGGATGGATGAGTACAAGGAATATGTCTACACTCGAGACCCGCAGACCTATGATAGTATCGATGCTGGCGATTTGAGGCGACAACGTGCGATTCGAGAGACATTGCAATGCAAATCCTTTGACTGGTATATGAAGGAGGTCGCACCCGACTTTCTGATCAAGTTTCCGCCCATCGAACCCCAACCCTATGCATCGGGTGCTATTCAAAGTCTGGCTTATCCGCAGCTGTGCCTCGACGCTATGAACTTGGGTACCAGTAATCCGGTGGGCTTGTATTCCTGCCATAACAATCTCACATTACCTGAAGGAAACCAAATGTGGTTACTCACTGCAGACCGCGAGTTGAGACGCACTGGTAATGATGAATGTCTTGATGTCCAAGACTCCCAAGCAAATGCGACGGTCTGGATGTGGGACTGTCACAATCAAGGAGGCAATCAATTCTGGTACTACGATCGTCAGCATCAGTGGATTGTGCACGGTAAGGGTGGCAATCGCTGCATGGAAGCATTTGTTGAGAACAACGTGAACGCGGTTTACACTAATGATTGCCAGGAGAACAATGACCGACAACGCTGGAACTTTGGCGTTCTCAATCACGAGCAATTAGATCGATTCTTCGATAACATTTAA